A segment of the Pan paniscus chromosome 9, NHGRI_mPanPan1-v2.0_pri, whole genome shotgun sequence genome:
GGCTTAGTATGTGGGCCAAACTTCAAGTCCTACAGAGGTCTCCAGGCTCCCAAGCCCTGCTCTACCCCTGCCCCCAAAAGGCACGGGCACACTGTCTTCTGTGGTGCCTGCCACATTTCCAAGTAGAGAAAAAAGATCgggaaaaaaacaccaaaatacaCCTCCACAGACACGGGGATGCAAACAACTTTTCCTTACATTTTTCTGTTAATTTCCAATTTCTCTTAAGAAGTGTTTCATAAACCATTAAAAAAcaatgctggccgggcgcggtggctcacgcctgtaatcctagcactttgaggccgaggcgggtggatcacctgaggtcaggagttcgagaccagcctgatcaacatggcgaaaccccgtctctactaaaaatacaaatattagccaggcatggtggcacatgcctgtaatcctagctactcgggaggctgaggcaggagaatcacttgagcccgggaggcagaggttgcagtgagccgagatcacgccactgcacaccagcctgggcgacacagcgagactctgtctcaaaaacaaacaaaaaaacaatgctGGCAGCTGTCTGGTCTCTGCCCCTTTCACAGTTTGCACCCCAGCCTCAGCTCCTGGGCCTCATCCCCATCCTCCACTAAGCACAGCTTGGACTCCAGCTTGGCCTGGCATCCAAGGTTCTTCACAGCCCGCACTTGTCCCTTGGAGGGTTGCTGTGAGTAGAGCTGAGACTTCTTGGCAGTCCACTGCCAGGCAGGCAGTAGCTTGTTAACCATGCCGTCACCTCACAGCCCAATCGTGGCAGCCTGCTTTGGCCACACACACCTTCTTTGCATTGACCCATTGACCCCTATTTCCTGCAAGACTTTACGTTCCTGCCACTGAGGACCCGATCCCCATAGACCATCCACATCTTACAGGCAGGGCAGGCCAAGTTCATTCCATCCTTTCCCAGCTACTCTCCCCTCTTGCACCCAGGGCGCTTGCTCTCAGGAACATTTTTACTGGGAAATTTTTAACTTTCTCCAACTACCTTTTCTGTGGCTTCTTTCCGTCTTTGTCATGCCATCACTCCCCACTGTTTCCAGGCTTTGTCCCGGGGTGACACTGCATGCCCCAGCCCAGCATGATCACACCTGGGCAGCACGATCTCATCTGTTTCCCTGCTTCCTCCGCCCCTCCTTGGTGTTGTGTGTGCAGGTTTAATGAACCCTGAAGCACTTTTACAACCTGAACTCACTCAAGGTTGTTTATGTCTAAGTTTCTAAGTAGAAACCCGGCCTCCTTCCTTGGACCAATCCTGGGTTTCTCCAGAGCCCTTGGCTGAACCTCAGTAACAGAGCCCTGAGGCTGACCTTTCCCCACTGGCATTCCTCTTGCCAGGCCTTGAGGGACAGGGACAGTGCTGCTACAGCAGCAGAAATGAACGTGAGAGGGGGTGGGGCAAGCACAGCCCTGTCACAATGTGATGGAGTAAATGGCTTGCTTTCCCACCCCAGGTGTCTTAAGACAGGTGGGCAGGCCTTTCTCTCTCCGATTCTGCCACAGAGGCAAGTGCTTGCCATGGTTCAGAGGGCCAAGCCTTCCTGCTGTCTCTTCCATTTCAGGGCCTCTAGCACCTTGGAGACTGATGCCTTAGTCAGCCACTTCCTCTCCAAAACCTTAACAAAAGCTGACGGCAGGGAGCAGAAAGGGAGGGAGCACAGGAATGGAGCTGGCCTGGGGGAGAGAAGCGGAGGAGATAGCTAAGCTGTGGTTAAgtcatttattgattttatttctaaaacccACATAGCGCCACTTTGCTGCTTCCAGAGCTTCAAAGAGCTAATTAACCACCCAATGAGCCCACCAGGGAAACCAAGCTTGTGGGAGAAGCAATGAGGTGAAGCCAAGGTCAAAGAGGGTAGCCaggccccaggccctgcccccaTTCTGTCACTTAAGGACAAAGGCAAAAAAGATGTCCTCCTTTTGGTGAGCCGAAGTTTAGGGCTTGGCTGGGGAAACGCACTGAGCCTGCCTTGCTTCTGAGGGCTCCTCAAGCCTGGCAGACCCATAGCAAAGCACAGGCCTCTCTGGTCGGGGACCAGACACCCCAGTAAAACAGCAGTAGCCAGCCCTAGCTCACAGCTGGAAAGCAGCCCAGGCCAGTTGCTGGCCCCAGCAGCCAGGCGCTGGGGGAGCCTACTGTCCCTCAGCCGCCCTGAAGGAAGGAGAGGCAGGTGGAACCAGGGCAGCTCTAAGGCACCTCTGCCCAGGAGAGGACCTCACTACCTGGTGGAGACTCCACATGGATTTTTCTGGAACCCTAACAGTAACTACCCACTCACCGCCCAAGACATGGAAAAAAAGCAGAAGACCCTTTGAAAAGTGCTTGCAAAGCACAAGATGGGGCACTTTATCCtgtcccccccacccccgccaaagCCTAAAGCGCTGGCAGGCTGCAAGTCACcagcagagaaggaaaaaagccaCTTGGCGGTTTTAATTTTAGCTGCTCTGTGCCTGACAGGCAGGATTAGTTGGCTTGACCTTTAGTGTTGATGcctccccaggcccagggccttaGGTGGCAGCTTCCAGGCACAAATCACCACTGGAGCTCATCAAACGTGGAGGTCTGAGCCCCAGGAAAAAGCCTTCAAAGGACAGAGACTAGAAAGATGAGCAGTGAACAAGGAGGGGCAAAATTGGTTCTCAGCGATGTTAACTAGTCACCAAATGGGAGACTGTGGAGCCACCCACACACTGAGCTCCCACCACCAAAGCCACACACAGGAGGCAGGTGGTGGGCTTCCCTAATTAACCACCCAGTCTCACCCCCCGGGACCTGGTGCTGAACGAAAGTTAAGGCACCtttggtgctgctgctgctgctggtggtagAGGAAGtttatgtgaaaagaaaaactggGCGGGGcaggcattaaaaagaaaataaagaagcagaCCCAGAAAACCACACTGCTCTTTTATTCAATGGAACATCCCCGCTTTAGCGCAGTGTTGAATCTAACACCGAAAAAAGCCCAGAGAAATTTCTGCAGATAAACCAGTGAAGAGAACGCGCAGTATACATTATTGTCAACAGAATCACTCCATGGAGAGAGAAGcgggaggaaaaaggaaggagaatgaacaAGGGGCTCAAACCCCTACACACTGCAAAACATTCAGACATTTgggattaaaataaaacataaaaggaagCCTTCCAGGAAGGAGAGGACCAAATGGAATCTGAGGCAGCTCAGGTGATCAAGGAGCACAGGAAGAACTCCAGGCTGGCAGGCGAGCCCGAGGGAGCTCAGGCTGCCCACCCACTGCTGGCAGGAGCGCCAGGACGGATGGGAATCCCGGAACCTGGAGATGAACCTACCCTCGGCAACTTTACAAGACTCCCTTGACAAGGGTGGCAGAGATTAAAAAACCCCACGCTTTAAACAAACATCTTTGGGGGTGGCTATGGCACCTTGAAAAACCCACAACCAGCTTGACATGAATAGCCAAAGCCCTTGCCCAAAACCATTTGCTCCCCTCTCCTTGGTAAGGGAAGGAGAActggagagaagggaaaggaatctaATTGCAGCAGAAGACCGGGGAGAGCATCTCCTTGGACGGAGtctgaagaaaggaaaagataaagaagtaacaaaggaaaaagaaaaaaattaataaaaatttcacGATATGGAGCCAGCGTGTTCCGATTCCGTCCACAAAAATAACTCAGGCTGCTTTGCCGAACCATCCTGTCCACCAGGGGCGTTGCTGAGGCTGTCTGCCTGGAAGGGTCACCAATGGGCGCGGAAAGTCCTCACTCTCATGGCTCGGGCCATCGCCGCCGCGGGGAGGGATCCTGGCGGCCCGGTTTGGGGAGAGGCAAAGGGAGTTGggtgaggagagaaagaagacaaagaagacaCTCGATGCTACGGGGCGCCAGGAGAGCCCAAGCTGGCGCCCCTACTACCACCTGCCCGTTCCCAAGCGAATCCTCAGTCGCTTGGCCCAGCCcagtgcgtgcacacacacacatgcgtgcacacacaatCACATGCGTGCGTCCCAATGTCTGGCTCCATATGGTGAGGTTCGGCGTGTTTAAACGAGACCaattctctctctatataatatatattttcttaaaaaacaagtcTAGTTCTGTGGTGGAGGCGGTGGGGGAGCTGGAGGCATCCCGAAGGGCGGCATGCCCGCCACCCCCATGCCCATCATGGTGACAAAGTTAGAAGGGTccatgggaggcggaggaggagggGGCGGGGCATACATCATGCCGGCGGAACCAGGCGGTGGAGGCGGCGGAGGGGGAGGGGCCCCAGGCGGCAGAGGCGGCTGGACCCCGGGGGGCAGGGGCACCATAGTGGGGTTGCCTTGCATCTGAGGGGCTCCTGGAGAAGCTGCGGCAGCCGCCTGCTGCTGTTGCCATGGCGGGATGGACCCTGTGCCAGCGCTCGTGGTGGTAGTCGTCGTATCTGGGGTGGTAAAGAAGCCCAAGGTCACACGCGCGGGGGCACACCGCGGCTGTCTGCGGCTGCTGCCTTGGGATGGGGGCGAGGGGCGCCTGCTCCTTGCTTGGCATGCGGTACGGTGGTGGGGGGCGGGTGGGCGGGGCTGGTGATGGGGAGTGGAGGGGTGGGCAGGACTACCCTGGGGTCAGCCTCGAGGTCTCTGGGCTTAACAGAGTAAGCCCTTTGTCACCAATGCCCCTGGAAGGGCTGAGGGGAAGGTACCAGACACAAGAACAGCTCTGATGTCCCTCCGCCCAGCCGCCGCCACCACCGAACGGCACATTCAACCTCAAGGCCACAGCTGCTGTCTCCCCACTGCCCAGTCCCACCTCTGCAGTCTCTCACCCCAATCGCAGCCCTTGCCAGAGCAAGCATGCACCATCCCACTCGACCCATATGCACCAGGCTCAGTCCAGCCAGCCGCTCACTCAGCCTGCGAGGGTCTGGACTTCTGGCCCCCTACCTACAATAGCAGGCTCCCCTCCAGGCCCCCACGAACCTCTCCCCAGACACAACCACACCAAACATCAGCTCTCCTCTTCAAGATGCCCCTCCACCCCCTGGACCAGGAGGCCCTTTCTGTTTACAACCCCAGCAGAGCCCAGGGGCTCATCCCAAGACACCTGCCTGCTTGTGTGAGGCTCTATGGTTCCTGtcagccccacccccatcccacccacccccacaaGCCCAAAATATTCTACTCACTTTGCTGCCATGGCAAGGGGGTACTGGAAGCCATActgctgctgggcggagggggtggcggaggctgctgctgctgttgttgccaTGGGGGAAGAGGACcagagggagggggtgggggctgcccactgggaggcggcggcggcggcggcatcATGCCCATAGGTGGTGGCGGCATCATACCTGTGGACAGGTGGAGGCAAAGATGAGGCCTCAGGGAAAGGGGGGAACTTGGGCCAGAACCCCCACTCACCCAAGCCTAGGTGAAGACCCACAGCCAGCAGACAGCCATTACCTTTTCCTTGATGCAGGCGATAGACCCCAGAGCCCACAGGCGTACTTCCCAGGTACTGATCTTGATGGAAGGAAAGAGCAGGGACTTAGCAGGACATTGGAACTGGCCAGGGAAGCCACCCCTGTGATAACCTCAGTTGCTATCCTTACGCGAGTTCTGAAAACCATGCCTGTAAAAGGCAGGTCTGTGCTTACCCAACACAGAATCACTCCCTGAACcagaatggagtcttgctccttcCAGAGCCATAACCCTGGCAAGCCAGGCAGACCCAGCACATTGCCCAGCCACTTGAGAGCTGCTTCTAGCCAACAGCGACCTGACGTAACCCCTTGCTTATCCCAAAGCCCCCAAGGTTTCTGGTCTGACACTTACTTACCCATTGGAGGAGGGCCATGGTGCCCAGGAGGGTGGGGGCCCTGGTTCatcggtggtggtggtggctgcatCCAAGGGGGTGGGGGTCCATTGGGGTTGTGCTGCATGGGATGTCCACCATGCCCACCTGTCAGGCTGGGTAATGGGTGTGGGAAGCTGTGGGGGCCACCTCCGGGCCCACCAGGACCACCTCCGTGCATGCCATGGTAGGGCCGACTCTCTGAAGGGCCAGAATTCATCCAGGGTGGGCGGCTCTGGGTGGTAGACATGAGAGACTACGTGAGAGCATTTCCTGCCAACGTCCCTGCCTGCGCCCCCTAGTGGCAACATTGTTCTTCGGGTTATGACACAGGACCAGAACACAAGAACAAGGTCTTCCCAAAGTGAGAAGTCCCCAAACTGGCCTGAGATCCCGGAAGAACAATGTTGCCATCCACATCCATTGTCTGCTCTACCCAAACCACGTGGCCATAGCTCCCAGTCTCTGCAGTAGAGAATGGGGAAGCCAGACCAAGAGAGCCAGCCCCCAGGCTCACCGGTGGAGGTGGGTTGTTGGCAGGAGCAGCAGGACGAGGTGCGCTGGCcaggggtgtggtggcaggcccagAGGTGGAGCCCACAGATGCTGGGACAGGTGCTTCACCCAGTTCAGCCATGAGGGACAAATATTCTTTATCCATCCGTGCTTTATCCTGAGCTGACTGAGGATCACCAGGCCTGAAGTGGGGTGGGGGACACAaacagagaaaggggaaaaacTTGTTAAGAAGGAAGCTTTTATCCTGAGGAACCAACATATGGAAAGTTTTGAAGAATTCAATCACCAGATCATCACACATCTTTCTAACCCCTTACTGGGCATGGCTCTCAACAGTCTCATCAGATCTTCAGTTTCGTGCCCAGTTCTGCATCTGGGATCACCAGAGTAGAGGGGCCCTGGGCGAAGAGCACAGGAGACCCTGAGCACCGATGAAGCACAGGTTCTCTCAAGTCAATTTCGTCAAACTTCATTCCCAGTTTGAGAAAAGGAAAATCTATGCAAGACTGGCACAACTGCCAGAACGAACTTCCTAAACAAAACCTTACATATTCGCCAGCCAGTCAGAAAGTGTTGATATCGAGTGCTGACTTGCAACTGGTCAGAAATCTGTAGAGATTGCTTAGTCTTCTTGAACCAATTCTGAACAGCAAAAGCAGTGAATTTCCTATTGAGTCCCAGTGAAAACATACCCAAAATGGAAACTTCCAGTTTTCTTGGGCTCAAGACAAACAAACAGGGGTATCTGTACAGCCTATTTCTAATCATCCTGGGCTTTAAATCACACCATTACAGACCACACTAACAGAAAGGATGTTTCTCTTGGTAAGATTAACAGCAACCAATGAATGTGCCAGAAAAGTTGTCCTGCACATCGCAGGCTACCAGGAAACCGCAAGAGCCAGCCCCTCACCTTTGGAATTTACAGTCTGAAGCAATgtggccagcccctccacactTGGTACACACTGTGGTGTTGGTAATGCTGCGGGTCTCTGAGCTCTGCCAGGGTCTTAAGATCCTATTGAAGGAAAAAGAGGTCAATGCAAGGGAACAATCTCTACTTCCATAGGTTCTTCAGGTCTCTACACTCTCCTTTAAACTGATCACATACCTGTTATCGTCTTCCCGAAGGGTCCCATTTAAGCGAGCCAACTCCCGAAGCTGCATCTTCCGTAGATCATTCTGGTCCTCTGGGGTCTCGATACCCTGCTTCAGGATGTTTCTTATCTAGTGAAAATGCAATGGACAGTTAAGTGCTTAGGGCCTCCACCTAGGTTTCTGCCAGGAGGCTTCCTTTCTGGGCTCACCGCTCACCTGTTCCACTGCCTTTTTGACGTTCTCCATTGTATTGGCAGTAACCAGGGCATGAAGTGGCTCATCTTCTCCTGGCAACATCTGGCCATCTTTGCGCCCAACCTTCCCTTCTTTCACAGACCCTTTCCCCCGGATCATAATCTTGGCATTGCACTCCTTCTCTATGTTCTTCAGGGTGTTCCCTCTAGAGAGAGGCAGAAATGACTAAGTTTATACCTGACAAATTCACACTCGAGAGAGAAGAGAGGCTGGACCAATTTGGCATTGGTGGGAAACCACAAGCACAGAGAATTGGATTTCCCACCAAGAGCTCCATGAACTCTATATTATGGTCAGCCACAGTAAACCTGAGGATCTGACTTCTCCGCACTAGTGGGGAAGTTAAGACACCTTCTCACAGAAAGGCATTAATTCAGCCAAAATGAAATGTCCTACCAAAAACGGGAAAAGTAAGCCAACAGTACCCAAGTAGGCACAAAACGGACACATCTCGCAGGCTCTAAAGGAATTCTATATCCTATAGACCAGCAGTTACTCACCTGGGCCCGATGAGCAGCCCCACAAAGTTGATTTCTGGGTATTCATCTTGTGGAATCATGACTTTATCACTCACACGTGTTGCTGGAGGTCTAAGAAAGAAAAGCCTGTGTCACCGCACATTTCTGGAGAATGACACAGCCAGCGGCTTTTCTAAAACCAAATATTGGTACCAAGTGCTAATTATGGGTGACTTGAGGCAAGAGGTGAGTAGTACCAATACTGTCCCATCCCAGCAGGTCACCCATGATCTGCATGTGTCTTCATCCCAGATGACCGAGCCCCTCCGCTTACTTGTAATCTGCAGGTGGCTTGAAATCCGGATTGAGTGCAACCATCTCTGTGATGAGGTTGTGCCGCTCCTCTTCCAGCTTTTTGCGGGTGCGGAACTCTCGGGTGTTAAGCCGCTTCCCCTCGCTATTGTAGATGGGCTCAGGGGAAGGGGACCTGTGGGAAACAGACTCCCGTTTACTATTCTGCCCCGACTTCTCTCATTCCCACACGGACTATAACAAGTCTTTCCCAGCCCCTCTGCCTCTCAGACCCTAATACAACACTCTTCGGAGGAACCGACCATAACGTGTGCTACTCAAGATCGTGTGGAATGGGGAGATGGAAGCTGGCTTAACATTAGGGGTCTGGGGTgtgtgagaaaggaaaaaaataaaagattttgcaTCTAGAAGTGATGAgaagaaaaaatgtctattctttGGGGAAAATCTTTGGACTGTAAGTGGCAAGGACAGTATCATCCCCTGGAGTCTTCTTGCCAAATATggattttcttccatttgaaaaaaaattacatatccCAACTTTATGAACCACAGAAACCCCAAGTTTAGGCAAAAGGTTAACTCTTGGAGAGCTCATGCCCTATGAGGAAAAGCTTCTGTACCCCTAACACATAGTATGTATGAGCTCTTTAACCCAATGCAACTGGGACTGAAGGCTACTGCAGCTACTTGGCCCCCACAATGGAGAGAGATGGTTCGCTTCGTCTTTGCTTTTCCTTCAATGGCCTGGCTGGCTGTTTCCAAGGCCCAGGAGACAACCTGTTTTCTGGCTGTTCGAGGTTGGGGAGTCTGGGTAGAGAAAAACGTTAAAGTGCTAAAGCAGCTTCTGCGAGAGGCTGCAAATGCAGATTTGGTCATACTTGTCTAGGGTCTGAACCTGCAAACAGCAAGGGGAAAACCTATGATTCTCCACCAGAGTTTACAAGTCCAGAAAGcagattttctctctctcatttttttaagGAGTAAAATGCTGTTGCTACaagtaaaaaaatataatgataaaatggtcAGTTTACCACAGCTGGATTTTGCGGTAATAAAAAAGAGAGGTTACACTCCTAGAATTTTGAGTTAAGATTACAAAAAGGACCATAGCTTGATATTCTGAATGAAAATTTAGTAGCAGCTGCAAGAAGGGAAGAGACCATGTGGATCAGGTTATTAAAAAAACATACTGAAAGTAATCAAGACTCCTATACCCTTGGTTTAGTTGAGAGAACCTTGCCTAGTTGGAGAGCAAGGACTGAACTCGGCTGCTCCCACTGTCTTCAGCCTAAAGGGAACCATGTCACACCACGTTACACACACGATGGAATAAAAGGTCAGGTTTGTTCATGGCTAATGACGGCTAAATGACACCTCCGTTTCTAGCATTTGTATAAACTGTTAGCACAATCCATTAAGAGTGAACAAAAGCAAACATACCCCAGCTCATTAGACTACCATCTTATACATTTAAGTCTACGAGAAAagttttaaacatgtttttactGTGCAAGTTAAGCAgtatcaaaataacaataaagtgGCTTAAGTGATATAACACCTTTTTAAGAAATTATCTTAATTAAGAAAACCCATGCATTTCCCTCCAACCTGGGCTCAAAAGCAAAACCAATCAGGCATTAGGGCCTCTTTCAAAACTGAATACAAGGGAGGAGAAACCCTGCTCTGGTTTTATTTCTAACATGCTTGACATTTCTAATTCCCACCCCACAGCTGTCTGGAATTAAGCATTCTTAGCTAGTTACAAAAACAAGTCTTACCAGCACCCAATTGGCCATGTGAAGGCCTCACAACAGTTTAACATCCTCCCAAATTGCAGAAGTGAAAGGCAAAAGCTAGTATTCTAGAGGTTAGACTGGCCCGACTTCTTCACCTCCAATAGGCATCGGCTAGATCAACTAAATTCTAATCCCAGTTATCCAGGAAGCAAAGAAGGTTTGTTAAAAATTCAACCTTTGGAGGAATTGACTGGTGACCTGTAGACATATTATTAAAGGGAAAAAGGCCAAAAAGGCACTAAACAGTTGTGGTCTATGACCtacaatgtaaattaaaaaaaaaaaaaaaaatcttcaaaaagaaACGAAACACAACACAACCCTACAACCAAAATCTATCTATAGGTAAAATATAGCAAATGTAGTAAGTCAAATTAAAGAGTCAATATGGAGAAACGAGGAAGTTAATGTTTCCTGGCAAAGGGCGGAAGAAAGATGCATGAGTGAGTGACTTCTAAAGCCATTACATCATCTTCCTGATTTAATAAGCTATTAACTGggtaacaaaaaccaaaaacactacTTTTTAAAGCAAAGTCTTTTCAACTATGCTGTATGTACTAAGAGAAAATTCAGTGAGAGGGAGAGACTTACTGCCCTTCTAATTAAATGACCAATTTTAGCTGTTCAATCAGCTAATAAAATTCCAGTTTAAAAAAGTTCATCTCCCccacacaatttatttttctgaggtgAGAGAAACTGCAAACTGAAATGACATGACCACAGCTGTTTGAGGCCCACGCtccctttaaggaaaaaaaaaagtaatttagggTTGGTTGCATGCCTTCCCAAAATAGGTGAGAATATTCTGGCCCCTCCCAACACCCCCAAGGCAATGGCCAAGGCTGAAAGTTAACTGGCAGTGAAGGAAGTTGGTTAGAAATCTCATCTGATTTTGAAACCATCTCAAAACCATGAGCAGGAAGACTGCAGCAATGAGCTGACCAGAGCTCCTGGCTTGCTCAAGTTCAGTgatgctcaaaaatatttttagtccCTGCACCGTGTACCTGTGAGAAAAACTCTATGCCCTGGGCTTTTGGCCAAAGCAGGTACTGAAAAGGCAGGTTAACGGGCCACCTCACTGTCCCCTAAGGGTGTGTAAATCAGGTTAAGATCTACATGCTTACCAATTGGAAACCAGTTGTCCATTTTCCTGTAACTTTTTATTCTCCcaacatttttaagttttattccaATTTTCTAACTGTTGACTGACCATACATATTTCTAATTAAACCTTAATCCCCAGAGTGGTCAGGGTACAGTCGTCATACTAGGATTTTATTGAACTGACACAATATGTTGCCACCAGTAAAACGTATTGAGAAAAAGGTAAAAGCGTTACTGTCAGCTGGTTAAAACTGTTTCCCAACCTGTCCTCAGGGTTAGGGGGGATGCCCAGGTCTCCTGTGCGCAGTTTACGAGTCAGGTCTTCTATCTGCAGTTGCACTGGAAGAAACCaggttaggaaagaaaaaaaaggatggaaaaaagacAATGTTACCAATAAACATCTCAAATCTCAACAACAAGCATGAAGAACTCGGAGACTTTGAAAGGGACGACTGATCAGTGAACACATTGAAGCAAAAACCCCCAACCACCTATCGGCAGGAGTCCTTTTACATCTATAGGTTTTTTTCACTTCAAAATGGTTATCACTTAAGGAAGCAAACAGTTTGTTGGAAGAGGGGTTAGCAATAAAGACTGTTCACTAAGGCTAACATCCAAGCAATTATTAGGAGGTGTTTCACCTCTTCCTCCCCACCAAGGCTTGCTTACCATTGGTACCCAGAACCATAAACCGTGTTACGTCACCAATACCCGACTCCCATCAAATTACTTGAGGGCAAGAATTgagttttttcttcattaaatgttaAACATAGCCCAAAATGAGACCCAATTAACATGGGACAAGGAAAAATACCAATTGAGCAAAGATCACTttcattaatacatttaaaattccttaaataagacatttaataacaaaattcaacaccttaTAGAAATTTGTACATACTCTTTCTGTACAACCAGACCTGTACTAGTAAGGGTCTCCCAATACCTGCAGCTTTTATtcaattatatgaaatatttattcaaatattaaatgACAAACCACATATCTTAATAAACCAGTAACCATAAAGTGCTAAGAATTTGTTTTCAGGCTCACTGTTCATATGGGGAGCAGGCGTGTAGAAGAATGGAATGTGTGTTCAAAGACAATGTACTTGGCCCTCGGGCCTTGACCAATGAGGCTGTGCATGAAAAAGAGAGATGAGGGTTTCACAAAAGTTGCCAGTGACGCCAGGGAAATGTTACACAGCTGATTTTCCAAGATAATGGGAACTGCAGAGCCAGAGCAGCTTTCTTCAACATGCAGAATAACCACCTGTTCCTTACCTTCGCAGCATCTGAGAATTTTCAGCAGGCATCTCCAATAAGGGCAAATGTTACTAGGTTGGGTTAAAACTGAGCTGGCTCCAAGATAGGATTAATGCGTGTCTAACCAAAGATTCCTTCTAACTTTAAATACATCCACAGGGCTATACCACACCCACACACTGAAACCCTGAAGAAATGAAAACCCATTATTATCGAAAGAAaatactggccgggcacagtggctcacacctgtaatcccagtactttgggaggccaaggcaggcagatcatgaggacaagagatggagaccatcctggccaacatggtgaaaccccgtctctactaaaaatacaaaaaaaattagctgggcatggtggcgtgcgcctgtagtcccagctacttgggaggctgaggtgggagaatcacttgaacccgggagacgcaggttgcagtgagccgagatcgcaccactacactccagcctggcgacacagcaagactcagtctctcaaaaaaaaaaaaaaaaaaaaaaaaaagatattgaggGCATCCTGGACAAAGCAGTATGTACCGTGGGAGACAGAAAAGTAGTAAGACACATGGTTCCCCCCCAAGCTCCTTTATGCCTAAAAAGTTCTGACTTTGCAGTTGAGTATTAAGCTCAACAACTCGAGGTGAAAGTCACCTTCACTGAGGGGAGAAGGTGAGTCTTCCTAGCTGACTATGGAGATGTGGGGCCTGATCTAAATAAAAAGGGTCATTCTCTTCTGTGGAGAACTACACCTCTCCTTTGATTCTATTTTGATTATAGCTATAAATAGCCCTTAGGGCCCAGTGAACTAACTAGCCctccacagaaacagaaatggAGAGATATAAAGAATTTGTGCTCTTCCCATCTTCTAAGTATGCTTGTGTTCTTGGGATATCACTCCACTAGGGGCATTTCACAAAGATGTAAAGACCCAGACTAGTCTAATATGAGAC
Coding sequences within it:
- the SF1 gene encoding splicing factor 1 isoform X9 — encoded protein: MATGANATPLDFPSKKRKRSRWNQDTMEQKTVIPGMPTVIPPGLTREQERAYIVQLQIEDLTRKLRTGDLGIPPNPEDRSPSPEPIYNSEGKRLNTREFRTRKKLEEERHNLITEMVALNPDFKPPADYKPPATRVSDKVMIPQDEYPEINFVGLLIGPRGNTLKNIEKECNAKIMIRGKGSVKEGKVGRKDGQMLPGEDEPLHALVTANTMENVKKAVEQIRNILKQGIETPEDQNDLRKMQLRELARLNGTLREDDNRILRPWQSSETRSITNTTVCTKCGGAGHIASDCKFQRPGDPQSAQDKARMDKEYLSLMAELGEAPVPASVGSTSGPATTPLASAPRPAAPANNPPPPSLMSTTQSRPPWMNSGPSESRPYHGMHGGGPGGPGGGPHSFPHPLPSLTGGHGGHPMQHNPNGPPPPWMQPPPPPMNQGPHPPGHHGPPPMGKSVPGKYACGLWGLSPASRKRYDAATTYGHDAAAAAASQWAAPTPSLWSSSPMATTAAAASATPSAQQQYGFQYPLAMAAKIPPRGGDGPSHESEDFPRPLVTLPGRQPQQRPWWTGWFGKAA
- the SF1 gene encoding splicing factor 1 isoform X12, whose translation is MEQKTVIPGMPTVIPPGLTREQERAYIVQLQIEDLTRKLRTGDLGIPPNPEDRSPSPEPIYNSEGKRLNTREFRTRKKLEEERHNLITEMVALNPDFKPPADYKPPATRVSDKVMIPQDEYPEINFVGLLIGPRGNTLKNIEKECNAKIMIRGKGSVKEGKVGRKDGQMLPGEDEPLHALVTANTMENVKKAVEQIRNILKQGIETPEDQNDLRKMQLRELARLNGTLREDDNRILRPWQSSETRSITNTTVCTKCGGAGHIASDCKFQRPGDPQSAQDKARMDKEYLSLMAELGEAPVPASVGSTSGPATTPLASAPRPAAPANNPPPPSLMSTTQSRPPWMNSGPSESRPYHGMHGGGPGGPGGGPHSFPHPLPSLTGGHGGHPMQHNPNGPPPPWMQPPPPPMNQGPHPPGHHGPPPMGKSVPGKYACGLWGLSPASRKRYDAATTYGHDAAAAAASQWAAPTPSLWSSSPMATTAAAASATPSAQQQYGFQYPLAMAAKIPPRGGDGPSHESEDFPRPLVTLPGRQPQQRPWWTGWFGKAA
- the SF1 gene encoding splicing factor 1 isoform X10; the protein is MATGANATPLDFPSKKRKRSRWNQDTMEQKTVIPGMPTVIPPGLTREQERAYIVQLQIEDLTRKLRTGDLGIPPNPEDRSPSPEPIYNSEGKRLNTREFRTRKKLEEERHNLITEMVALNPDFKPPADYKPPATRVSDKVMIPQDEYPEINFVGLLIGPRGNTLKNIEKECNAKIMIRGKGSVKEGKVGRKDGQMLPGEDEPLHALVTANTMENVKKAVEQIRNILKQGIETPEDQNDLRKMQLRELARLNGTLREDDNRILRPWQSSETRSITNTTVCTKCGGAGHIASDCKFQRPGDPQSAQDKARMDKEYLSLMAELGEAPVPASVGSTSGPATTPLASAPRPAAPANNPPPPSLMSTTQSRPPWMNSGPSESRPYHGMHGGGPGGPGGGPHSFPHPLPSLTGGHGGHPMQHNPNGPPPPWMQPPPPPMNQGPHPPGHHGPPPMVPGKYACGLWGLSPASRKRYDAATTYGHDAAAAAASQWAAPTPSLWSSSPMATTAAAASATPSAQQQYGFQYPLAMAAKIPPRGGDGPSHESEDFPRPLVTLPGRQPQQRPWWTGWFGKAA